The Bacteroides thetaiotaomicron VPI-5482 genome contains the following window.
GCCCTGGATCACCATTGCGGCGAATACACGCAATTTCTTTCCGCAGAACCTCACAGGACGCAGGTACACCGGAGGCAACGCCTTTTTACTCCTTTTCCTTTGCGAGAAATTCCAGTACCAGACACCCGTATTTATGACATTCAACCAGGCGAAAGAGGCTGGGATCTCCGTGCTGAAAGGATCGAAATCGTTTCCGGTCTATTACTTCCTTTTCTACGTGTACCACAAGGAAACACGCAAGAAAATAACCTTTGAGGAATACAAGGCGTTAAGCCGGGAGCAGCAACAGGAATACAACGTTATACCGACCTATAAATATTACTCGGTCTTTAACCTGGATCAGACCAATTTTTCGGACGTGAGGCCGGAAGAATGGGAAGCGTTAAGGGAGAAGTTCAGAGGGGGACAGGCAGAGCAGCCCGACGGGACAACCGGAGAGGCGCACCCCGAAATAGATGCCATGCTGGAGGCGAAAAGCTGGTTTTGCCCGATACGGGAGCAGCAAGGCGACAGGGCTTTCTATTCTCCTTTAGCCGATTATATCGTAGTGCCGCTTCGCTCGCAGTTCGTCGATATGCAGAGCTTTTACGAAACGCTTCTGCATGAAATGGGACATTCCACGGGACACCCCACCCGATTGAACCGGGATCTTGCGCACCCGTTCGGATCAGAGGAATACGGCAAGGAGGAATTA
Protein-coding sequences here:
- a CDS encoding ArdC family protein; the encoded protein is MKTDYFDKAAQQFANLMIEKIQQVEDNWQKPWITIAANTRNFFPQNLTGRRYTGGNAFLLLFLCEKFQYQTPVFMTFNQAKEAGISVLKGSKSFPVYYFLFYVYHKETRKKITFEEYKALSREQQQEYNVIPTYKYYSVFNLDQTNFSDVRPEEWEALREKFRGGQAEQPDGTTGEAHPEIDAMLEAKSWFCPIREQQGDRAFYSPLADYIVVPLRSQFVDMQSFYETLLHEMGHSTGHPTRLNRDLAHPFGSEEYGKEELTAEFAAALAGMFFGIAEHIRTENAAYLKSWIKAIREEPKFILNVLADAMKIVKMIAGKLDISVESEETAADEAEQVA